A genome region from Pseudomonas anguilliseptica includes the following:
- the minC gene encoding septum site-determining protein MinC, translating into MSQADLLEQDPVFQLKGSMLAITVMQLAHNDLARLDQQLSEKVAQAPAFFSNTPLVLALDKLPEGEGVLDLAELMAVCRKHGLRTLAIRANREADIAAAEALDLPVLPPSGARERLIDLPPPKPEKPAEPEFKPSKIITSPVRGGQQVYAQGGDLIVLTPVSAGAELLADGNIHVYAPMRGRALAGIKGNLKARIFCQQMGAELLSIAGQYKVAEDLRRDPLWGEAVHVSLSGDVLNITRL; encoded by the coding sequence ATGAGCCAAGCTGATCTCCTCGAGCAAGACCCCGTATTCCAGCTTAAAGGCAGCATGCTGGCCATCACCGTGATGCAGCTGGCGCACAACGACCTCGCCCGCCTCGACCAGCAGCTCAGCGAAAAAGTCGCCCAGGCCCCAGCCTTCTTCAGCAACACCCCGCTGGTACTGGCCCTGGACAAGCTGCCGGAAGGCGAAGGCGTACTGGATCTGGCCGAGCTGATGGCGGTCTGCCGCAAGCACGGCCTGCGTACCCTGGCGATCCGCGCCAACCGTGAAGCCGATATCGCCGCTGCCGAAGCGCTGGATTTACCCGTACTGCCACCCTCCGGCGCGCGTGAACGCTTGATCGACCTGCCCCCACCAAAGCCGGAAAAGCCCGCCGAACCGGAGTTCAAGCCGAGCAAAATCATCACCAGCCCAGTACGCGGCGGCCAACAGGTATATGCCCAGGGTGGCGACCTGATCGTCCTGACCCCGGTCAGCGCCGGCGCGGAACTTCTCGCCGACGGCAACATCCATGTTTACGCACCGATGCGCGGCCGGGCACTGGCCGGCATCAAGGGCAATCTCAAGGCGCGGATTTTCTGCCAGCAGATGGGCGCGGAACTGCTCTCCATCGCCGGCCAATACAAGGTGGCCGAAGACTTGCGCCGCGACCCACTCTGGGGCGAAGCGGTGCATGTCAGCCTGTCGGGTGACGTGTTGAACATCACCCGCCTTTAA
- a CDS encoding lipid A biosynthesis lauroyl acyltransferase produces the protein MDRPVFRTYFLHPRFWLLWLGLGLLWLVAQLPYKVLLWLGRCLGRVMYRLASSRRKIAARNLELCFPQMPAAEREALLKENFASTGITFFEMAIAWWWPAERLRRLGSIEGLEHLRQAEADGQGVILMALHFTTLEMGGGLLGMAQNMYGMYRPHKNPLFDYMQRRGREQRLLGVIGRDDVRGMLKLLRAGGVVWYAPDQDYGAQRSVFVPLFGVPAATVTATSKFARMGRAQVIPFTQQRLLDGQGYRLVIHPPLADFPTDSEEADCLRVNQWIEQAISACPEQYLWAHRRFKTRPEGEPKLYKKKR, from the coding sequence ATGGATCGCCCAGTATTTCGCACTTATTTCCTGCATCCGCGTTTTTGGCTGTTGTGGCTGGGCCTGGGCCTGCTGTGGCTGGTCGCCCAGCTGCCTTATAAGGTGCTGTTGTGGCTGGGCCGCTGCCTGGGTCGGGTGATGTATCGCCTGGCCAGTTCGCGGCGCAAGATTGCCGCGCGCAATCTGGAACTGTGTTTCCCGCAGATGCCCGCCGCCGAGCGCGAAGCGCTATTAAAGGAAAACTTCGCCTCCACCGGCATCACCTTCTTTGAAATGGCTATCGCCTGGTGGTGGCCCGCCGAGCGCCTGCGTCGCCTGGGCAGCATCGAAGGCCTGGAGCATCTGCGTCAGGCCGAGGCCGACGGCCAGGGTGTGATCCTTATGGCGCTGCATTTCACCACCCTGGAAATGGGCGGCGGCCTGCTCGGTATGGCGCAGAACATGTACGGCATGTACCGCCCGCACAAGAATCCGCTGTTCGACTACATGCAGCGTCGCGGTCGCGAGCAGCGTCTGCTCGGGGTGATTGGTCGTGATGACGTGCGCGGCATGCTCAAGCTGCTGCGCGCCGGTGGGGTGGTCTGGTATGCACCGGATCAGGATTACGGCGCCCAGCGCAGTGTATTTGTGCCGCTGTTCGGAGTACCTGCGGCTACCGTCACCGCCACCAGCAAGTTCGCCCGTATGGGGCGTGCTCAGGTGATTCCTTTTACCCAGCAGCGTTTGCTCGATGGCCAGGGCTATCGCCTGGTGATTCATCCACCGCTGGCGGACTTCCCCACCGACAGCGAAGAGGCCGACTGTCTGCGCGTCAATCAGTGGATCGAACAGGCTATCAGCGCCTGCCCCGAGCAGTATCTATGGGCGCACCGACGCTTCAAGACGCGGCCCGAAGGCGAGCCGAAGCTCTATAAGAAGAAACGTTAG